The Plasmodium falciparum 3D7 genome assembly, chromosome: 3 nucleotide sequence atttttttattatatcgtATATAATTCCTTTAAATACattgtaaaaattatatttattcatatataattgtatatatttataaattaactaagtaaaataaaataatagataCAATAGAGGGAATattctaatatataaaaacgcTCAGAAACAAATaggaaataaatttaaaagaaaaatataaatattaatatatacataaaaattattttattatattagttttgatgttaatattatatattattaattaaaagaaaatttgtTCTTAATTCcacaattataattatattagaatatattttaggatatttatttgataaaaattatgagaggtattatgatatatattaggTTTACACCTATAACAACTATTGATCtacacatttatatttgtatttgcaggaaaatatattgttatttattagcaatttataatatatatatatatatatacatatgtatataacatTTGTTCAAATTTACatgaatattaatttatcagAATGgttatacatgtatataagagaattataataaaaaaattcaaaaaaaaaaaaaataaaataaaataaataatctaaaatataatttttttttctatttatcttttttatcatatttattttttttaaaatattatatgaatattctcataaaataaattatacgtatgatgaaaatataattttgctATATCACAAAATTACAACAAAATTTCCGCTTatccatatattatataaattatatattaaaaaataaaatacgtCATTTGTTATAAATTAGATTAgtatattttgaaatataaaatataatttttttgaattaaaaatgaacatatattacgctaaaatgttattatttatctttttgataaatacattattattatcacattatgtatgtaaaaaaataaattataattacaataacatagatatataatcaaaaaaaattattagatgttctacatatattcattcattaatcttctttttttttaggaaAACTATATAAATAACCTTTATAATATAAGATTCACACCAAATAACACAcaacaaaaaataacaaaatcaAGATTGTTAACAGAAATCCAAAACCACAACAATACACATTGTAATAATGACCCAGAAAGTAAAGAAATAATTTCAAATATACCACtttgtaaaaattatattgaaaatgaattaaaagaaataaaaatattaaaagaccAAATTGTAAACAACAAAATAGAACAATATCGATGGAGGAAAGAGAAATCAATAAACACTGAATCAAATAAACCTTTTCTTCAagcaaaaatgaaaaaagacaAAAAACAATTACAATATACTTcgttaaaaaaagaaaatttaaaaacgtatggaattatattaaaaatattacaaagaATAAATAACTTTTTCACTGaaattataaagaatatcCCAGAAGTAGAATTAGCAATTGGAAAACATTCTATAAGTAATAGTTACATTgatgttataaataatattccaGAGCTAGAATTATCATTAGGAAAATATTTAGACgataaatt carries:
- a CDS encoding stevor-like, with protein sequence MNIYYAKMLLFIFLINTLLLSHYENYINNLYNIRFTPNNTQQKITKSRLLTEIQNHNNTHCNNDPESKEIISNIPLCKNYIENELKEIKILKDQIVNNKIEQYRWRKEKSINTESNKPFLQAKMKKDKKQLQYTSLKKENLKTYGIILKILQRINNFFTEIIKNIPEVELAIGKHSISNSYIDVINNIPELELSLGKYLDDKLRKIHNKFSKKKKK